The following coding sequences lie in one Calypte anna isolate BGI_N300 chromosome 7, bCalAnn1_v1.p, whole genome shotgun sequence genomic window:
- the HOXD3 gene encoding LOW QUALITY PROTEIN: homeobox protein Hox-D3 (The sequence of the model RefSeq protein was modified relative to this genomic sequence to represent the inferred CDS: deleted 1 base in 1 codon), whose amino-acid sequence MLFERGPRASAIAERRMQKAAYYDNAGLFGGYTYSKADAYPYGAAHQPYGQAGLDSEYPGSACSVQGSAPPRAPAHKGSELSGSCMRTAGGGPGGSQPPGISEQQPTALPPSSPPNPPPSAPPPKKAKGGPNSSGSSTATLSKQIFPWMKESRQNSKQKSTCVPSGESCEDKSPPGPASKRVRTAYTSAQLVELEKEFHFNRYLCRPRRVEMANLLNLTERQIKIWFQNRRMKYKKDQKAKGIMHSPVGQSPDRSPPMSGPTHGGYSSQLPNVNSLSYDAPSPTSFAKSQQSMYGLAAYTAPLSSCLPQQKRYAGAEYDPHPMQSGGGGFANPSLQGSPVYVGGNFVDSMPASGPMFNLGHLQHPSSASVDYSCAAQIPGGHHHGPCDPHPTYTDLSSHHTSQGRMQEAPKLTHL is encoded by the exons ATGTTATTTGAGCGGGGGCCGCGGGCCTCGGCGATCGCAGAACGGAGGATGCAGAAAGCCGCCTACTACGACAACGCGGGGCTCTTCGGGGGCTACACCTACAGCAAGGCCGACGCCTACCCCTACGGAGCGGCCCACCAGCCCTACGGCCAGGCCGGCCTGGACAGCGAGTACCCTGGGTCCGCCTGCTCCGTTCAAGGCTCGGCG CCCCCCCGTGCCCCGGCCCACAAGGGCAGCGAGCTGAGCGGGAGCTGCATGCGGACGGCCGGGGGCGGCCCTGGGGGGAGCCAGCCCCCGGGCATCAGCGAGCAGCAGCCCACGGCTTTGCCGCCCTCCTCCCCGCCAAACCCTCCCCCCAGCGCGCCCCCTCCGAAAAAAGCCAAGGGGGGGCCCAACTCCTCGGGCTCGTCCACCGCCACCCTCAGCAAGCAGATATTCCCCTGGATGAAGGAATCCCGGCAGAACTCCAAGCAGAAAAGCACCTGCGTCCCCTCAG GAGAGAGCTGCGAGGACAAGAGCCCCCCCGGGCCGGCCTCCAAGAGGGTGCGCACAGCCTACACCAGCGCGCAGCTggtggagctggagaaggagttTCACTTCAACCGCTACCTTTGCCGGCCGCGCCGGGTGGAAATGGCCAACCTGCTGAACCTGACCGAGCGACAGATCAAGATATGGTTCCAGAACCGCCGGATGAAGTACAAAAAGGACCAGAAAGCCAAAGGCATCATGCACTCCCCAGTAGGACAGTCCCCCGACCGCAGCCCCCCCATGAGCGGCCCGACCCACGGCGGCTACTCCAGCCAGCTCCCCAACGTCAACAGCCTCAGCTACGACGCACCCTCGCCCACCTCCTTCGCCAAGTCCCAGCAGAGTATGTACGGGCTGGCCGCCTACACGGCGCcgctcagcagctgcctgccccAGCAGAAGCGCTACGCGGGCGCGGAGTACGACCCCCACCCCATGcagagcggcggcggcggcttcGCCAACCCCAGCCTGCAGGGCAGCCCCGTCTATGTGGGGGGCAATTTCGTGGACTCCATGCCGGCCTCGGGCCCCATGTTCAACCTGGGGCACCTGCAGCACCCTTCTTCCGCCAGCGTGGACTACAGCTGCGCCGCCCAGATCCCCGGTGGCCACCACCACGGACCTTGCGACCCCCACCCCACCTACACGGACCTCTCCTCTCACCACACCTCTCAGGGACGGATGCAGGAGGCACCCAAGCTCACGCATCTGTAG
- the HOXD1 gene encoding homeobox protein Hox-D1, protein MDLGYFPLAFPPGLCHGAPLPPYPGRGDGAFLTLGTAASASSSSPPACAGAAGYPGVPPAAPGPRYRPCRGTGSLGFATSIFPESGRPLPPEPGRPRSCPGGGGLPGLSPCPAAAPGSPAPAEAPRTFEWMRAKRSPPGRCGAAQCGGELSACPARTSFSTRQLTELEKEFHFSRYLSRARRLEVARSLRLRDAQVKVWFQNRRMKQKKREREALAAPAAAPT, encoded by the exons ATGGACCTGGGATATTTTCCCCTCGCTTTCCCGCCCGGGCTTTGTCACGGGGCCCCGCTGCCCCCATACCCCGGACGGGGCGACGGAGCCTTCCTGACGCTGGGCACCGCGGCCAGCGCCTCGTCTTCCTCGCCCCCAGCCTGCGCGGGGGCAGCGGGGTACCCGGGCGTCCCCCCCGCGGCACCAGGTCCCCGCTACCGGCCGTGTCGCGGAACCGGGTCGCTGGGCTTCGCCACGTCCATCTTCCCCGAGAGCGGCCGCCCGCTGCCGCCGGAGCCCGGCCGCCCCCGCTCCTGTCCCGGTGGCGGAGGGCTGCCGGGCCTCTCGCCCTGCCCCGCGGCGGCGCCCGGCTCCCCGGCCCCCGCGGAGGCTCCCCGCACCTTCGAGTGGATGCGAGCGAAGCGGAGCCCGCCCGGGAGAT GCGGCGCGGCGCAGTGCGGGGGGGAACTTTCTGCCTGCCCCGCACGCACCAGCTTCAGCACCAGGCAGCTCAcggagctggagaaggagttCCACTTCAGCCGGTACCTGTCTCGGGCCCGTCGGCTCGAGGTGGCCCGCTCGCTGCGCCTCCGCGACGCCCAGGTGAAGGTTTGGTTCCAGAACCGCCGCATGAAGCAGAAGAAGCGGGAGCGGGAGGCGCTGGCCGCCCCCGCCGCTGCGCCCACG